In one window of Nitrospirota bacterium DNA:
- a CDS encoding MBL fold metallo-hydrolase — translation MIRKTFPVPPLGCNCSILGDPVTKQAIVVDPGGAHEQILQMVEAMGLRVVSILHTHAHFDHFLASGEMKRATGATLCLHQDDLPLWELLETQCRLFGVPYRPVPLPDYWIKDEEKILLGGIEGLALHTPGHTPGSMCFHFEQEQLVLAGDTLFRGGIGRTDLWGGDYDAIEQSIRERLYALEEETRVITGHGPETRIGIERESNPFVRG, via the coding sequence TTGATCCGCAAAACTTTTCCCGTGCCCCCGCTGGGGTGCAACTGCTCGATCCTGGGCGATCCGGTCACCAAGCAGGCCATCGTGGTGGACCCGGGTGGCGCCCACGAGCAGATTCTCCAGATGGTCGAGGCCATGGGGTTGAGGGTGGTCAGCATCCTGCACACCCATGCCCATTTCGACCACTTTCTGGCCTCCGGCGAGATGAAGCGGGCGACGGGCGCAACCTTATGCCTGCATCAGGACGACCTGCCCTTGTGGGAGCTCTTGGAGACGCAATGCCGCCTGTTCGGTGTGCCCTACCGGCCGGTGCCCTTGCCCGATTACTGGATCAAGGACGAAGAAAAAATTCTCCTGGGCGGGATCGAAGGTTTGGCGCTCCATACGCCGGGGCACACGCCCGGCTCCATGTGTTTTCATTTCGAACAGGAGCAGTTGGTCCTGGCGGGTGACACGCTCTTTCGCGGCGGCATCGGACGGACCGATCTCTGGGGCGGCGATTACGACGCGATCGAACAGTCCATCCGGGAGCGGCTCTATGCGCTGGAGGAAGAGACCCGCGTCATCACCGGCCACGGGCCGGAAACTCGGATCGGGATCGAGCGGGAGTCCAATCCCTTTGTGCGAGGATAG
- a CDS encoding bifunctional nuclease family protein, translating into MKQLRWWVWFGMVVGCGSMLSGSLAGAASGAKTELVQIKDVEVRLSERGPVVLLKAESRTIPIFVDPTVAGSIHGAVTGEKFPRPLSHDLMHAILTSFGGQVSRAVITLKGGTYYGALTVTMPGSSRVFDSRSSDAIALAVHFKAPILVGRDLLESAGQPAPESKELSL; encoded by the coding sequence ATGAAACAACTCCGTTGGTGGGTCTGGTTCGGGATGGTCGTCGGATGTGGCTCGATGCTGAGCGGCTCATTGGCCGGCGCAGCGAGCGGGGCGAAGACGGAACTGGTTCAGATCAAGGATGTGGAGGTGCGCCTGTCGGAGCGTGGGCCGGTGGTGTTGCTGAAGGCAGAGAGTCGGACCATTCCGATCTTCGTGGACCCGACGGTGGCCGGGTCCATCCATGGGGCGGTGACCGGCGAGAAGTTCCCCAGGCCCCTGTCGCACGACTTGATGCATGCGATTTTGACGTCTTTCGGGGGCCAGGTGAGCCGGGCGGTGATCACGCTCAAAGGCGGGACCTACTACGGCGCGTTGACGGTGACGATGCCGGGCAGTTCCAGAGTCTTCGACAGCCGCTCCTCGGACGCGATTGCGCTGGCCGTCCATTTCAAGGCGCCGATTCTGGTCGGGCGGGATTTGCTGGAGTCGGCCGGCCAGCCGGCGCCGGAATCGAAGGAGCTATCGCTGTAG